The DNA segment ttattttttaatatttaagccCGTGAAACCTACAGCCTTAGATCACACGTTCCTGATCAGAAACATCTTATTTAAAGATTCCTGGTTCATTTCCAATCAGCGCTCATCTCTGCGCACCCTCAGCGCGCACTTCGGGGGATAACTAGTAATTGAGCGGGTAACTAAATATTCAAAAACACTACGTAATCCCAGAGTACATTGCTCCACCGTCTGCATTACCTAATCCCATAAACCATCGCGGTGGGCGGGGATATAGCCTGTTGTCAGAGCAACCTGCATGTCATTAGACACATCCCGCCTACCAAGTCATCTCCAGCCAATCGCTGGCCGTAGAAATGACATCATTGTTATTTTCAGGCGAGCTGCAGCTTAGAGGTGGATAAAGTTCGTCTCCACGTTGGAAGTGATAGAAAGTATTAGCCGTTTTCAGGcactgtttttactttttgggAGCGGGGATAAGTCACGGAGGACATTCGGTGTGTCAGGACACGGAGACCCGGCGGCGGGGGGACAGTCTTTGGTTGTTGATGAGCGCAGGGCGCACAAAAGAAAAGTTTTCCCAGGACATAAAGTTGTCAAGTGAGTTGAACTTCAACAATAGGCGGACTCTATCGCAATCCAGTTGACGGACTGTCACGGGACATATGTAAACAGTCGACCTTGgactgttttctcttttcttttttaaaggagaaaaagaaagatctCCCTCAGGGTGAACAAAACTTTATGTCCAGAAAAATGGAAGCGACCTTCTACGACGAAGCCTCCAACTCTCAGCATGACGGGGCGGCAGTGTACGGCTTCAACCCTAAAACCCTCAAACAGACCATGACCCTGAATCTGAACGACCCGAAGAACTTTAAACCTCATTTGGGCGCCAAGGCCCTGGACATCCTGACGTCCCCTGATGTCGGGTTACTGAAGCTGGCTTCACCTGAACTGGAGAGACTGATCATCCAGTCTTGCAACGGGCTGACAACTCCCACCCCGACCCAGTTCATCTGCCCCAAGAACATCACCGACGAGCAGGAGGGCTTCGCTGAGGGGTTTGTGAGGGCGCTGGCTGAGCTCCACTACCAGCAGCAGATACCTGCCGCCCAGCCCGACCCACAGACCGGCTCGGCCAACGGCATGACATCCGGCTCCGCTGCGCCCGAGAGCGGCGGGATTTCCTACAGCTGCACGGTGCGCACGGAGCCGCCGGAGTACACCAACTTGAGCAGCTTCACTCGGGCTGTAACAGGCTCCACGCCCGCACCTGCCGGCGAGAGGCAGCCACCTCCACCTACAAGTTACCCGGcggctccacagccgtcccacAACCACATGGACCACCAGCTGCCGGTGGCTGCGCAGCACCCACGGCTACATGCGCTCAAAGAGGAGCCACAGACGGTCCCGGAGATGTCCGGCGAGACCCCACCGCTCTCCCCCATCGACATGGAGTCCCAAGAGCGCATCAAAGCTGAAAGGAAGCGCATGAGGAACAGGGTGGCCGCGTCCAAATGCCGGAAAAGGAAGCTGGAGAGGATCGCCCGACTGGAGGAGAGGGTCAAAAACCTAAAGAGCCAAAACACGGAGTTGGTTTCCTCTGCCAACGTCCTGCGGGACGAGCTGGCTCTGCTCAAACAAAAGGTGATGGACCACGTTAACAGCGGCTGCCAGCTCATTTTGACGCAGCAGCTCCAAGCTTACTAGACTTGCCAagggaagaaaataaaaagaaccaAGGGACACTGCTCGGGGACCAAATGCAGCTTAAAGTGGCCCGTTCAGCCTTTCAGGGAAGTCTCAGcgcattgttttttttctcctccaccaAAATATCCGCTCAGACTGTATCCACATGGAGGCTGACTGACAAGAAGAGCAGAAGCCATCAAACTTATTGCACAGGCGCACACAGCTCAGATGGAACCTTGGCTCTGCCAGCGCCTCTGATCTGGCTCGTTACATATTTCTggcattttttttgtgtgtgtgtctttgtcatttatttCCACCTTAAACTACATAATGAAATCTGTAATCTGTCAAACCAGCTATGGCAAGTGTCCACATCTTATCACTCGACTGTGGCCCACGCATATCCTGCATCCTGACTGGAGGAGAGATAGGGTTTGTGTGGGCTCCAACTGCATAGACACAATGTGAATCAAGCCTTTCACTATGTCAAGTAGCAACGTATGCATATAGACACAAGTCAAGCACTGAGTATCCCAGGCAACAACGATTATATGTACAGAAcactaacaacaacaaaagttcACACCTTTCCCTAAAGACTCATAGGTGTGTGTTTACTGACAAAACTGCCTTACTTTCTTAATACTTACCTTCATGCAACTTTGTGATATAGTTGTAACTAATGTCAAACCTCAAGTTAACACTTAGTAATATTTGTACGCAGTATTTTGAGCACTTAACTGTAAATATGAGAAAATAAAAGTGTTGGATATGCGGCACGATGTGTGTTGTGGCTTTGTGATTAACGATAAATGAGCCTGGAGGTGACCGGATAGTCTTGCAGTGTGTTACATGGAgcgtttgttgttggagaaactggGGCGGACGGGAGACTGAGTCACCAGCTCGCTGAGGCGCACCCGATGGTTGCCGAAGCTACTCGGACGCCCATTGGACAGCGAAGCGTCGGAAGTGAGCCGCAGGCAGCCAAATATGGCAAGAGGTCCCGAGCGAGCGCTGGGACGGGTAGGGGTGTGTATGTGCGCGCGCGCGAGTAATAGTCACCGTCCTCCCACTACAGCTGGTGACTCTTTTACAAGAAACGCCATGAAGCCGAGGCAGATCTGTTTACACACTTGAAGGGAGTGGGTGGAGAAGAGATACTTTGTAAAAAGGAGGAGgcgtattttttaaatttattttctcaACTACTGTCTGTAATATAAATAAGTTTCTGtagaaaaaaagtacaaatgtatacattttatacatttaacCTGAACAGAGGGGCACATGTTCAATTACTtagaaagaaattaaaacaaaataaaacaaaaaacagactctGTAGTCTAACAATGACACCAGAAGCTGGTAAATGATTGCACATATGTTCATACCCAATCATTTGCCAGCTTCTGGTGGTAAATGATTGGAGGAAGCAGCTGTCTGGCAGTTTAAAGAGCCTACACACAGACTGTAAACCCACACAGGTCCTTTCACTCACTGGCTGATACACCCTGGCCCTACCTGTTATGACAGGACTGTTTCTGTTTAACTTGAGTCTTGGTATATTGGTTTAGATAAGCTCCTCACAGATTCCCTCAACTTCAGCCTGACACAAGATTTAATCAGCCATTAAATGAATATACCTGCATGTTCTGTCCAGGACTTTTATGACCATTTAAATACTTGTAATCTTTTATACGTGCCGTATGTCATGTTGTGAACTGGTTATTTACACAACACTCGAGGATTAGATATGTGCTTTTCTGTATCTTTACAGGATGTTTTGATGCGTATCTGACAATGTGAACAAAGAGGAACTCGAGGCAACTCAGACAGGGTTTAGTCTGTTAAGGCATCTTATCCACAAACTCTACAACTGCATCCTGCACTGGATCCCCAGACAGTGTACATAAAATTAAACACTATATTCTACTATGGAACAGAAGTTACAAAATGACGGTTGTCTGCCAGAAACGACTGGTGGAGTTGATTACTGGAGCCGACTGGCTGCTCTGGTCTCATCCAACAGCTTCTTTTGATCTTACTTgtcctccatctttctgtgCAACACAAATTTTTCCAGCTTCTAAACAGCTTTAAGTTCTCGAACACAGAGTTCCTAAATTATATTTATCTGGGGGTCGTTCTTGTGTTTGGTTCCTGATAACCCCCATAGTCTGTGCACAGTCCTGTGGCCGGGGGCTCTCAGCTGACAAGCACGCCCTCTTTAGCAGCTATGCGCTGCCGGTGGACGTGGTCCTGCTCTAGTTCTTCATGGCTGGGGTGCCAAAGCCGTGACAGGACGCGTTCCATGTTGAGGGCGTACATGGTGTGGGAGGGCATCACGCCGTGGTGAACCTGCATTTAACGAGTATAAAAGAGATGAGAAAACCATTTCAATTCTGATAGTTAAATGATGGAAAGGTaggcttggaaaaaaaaaaaaagaatccagcGTTAAGAGTAAAGAAAGAGTAAGACATGAAGATATAAACCTTTACAAAAACCTTGACAAAAAACTGCAGCAACTGTACACAGTTTTGAAGCCAGAACTTAGAAAAGTTTGGCATTTTTGCTGGAAAAATGAGTTTATATCAGTCTTATTACACACTCATTTGTGGACCATTACACAACTTCACAGGATTCTAAGAATCCCACACACAAATTTTCAAGGTGAAAAACTCCATCACATTTACCGGGGTCAAAGGTTGTATtcagggttcgtacgcttttttcagggtcaaattcaagcactttgtaagcactttcaaggtccctttttaagcttttccagcgcacagttgcagcaactgtgacgttcactagtacaactgacacacaaaacaaaacgactacactacacactaactacacaagaaaacacactaacttgagactccaaacatgataaacatcacaaatctctcgcgtatcaaaactctctctctctttttcgctcactcgctctctctctcttcccaacaaccaaataccacatgttgccgtatcattttttgattggtcgacatggtacatttttccaccaatagggaaggagtgttttttcttttttcactcacaagcaaagcgtgtttgctagcgctctccataaaaaacgccgtttttaccgtttcttcccggagtaaacgccaGTTTTAGTCAGaacccccccgccccccccaaaaaacatcggttttacgtgacctatcaacacaatttaaaaactggtatatagcttgaagtccgcacgttcgacccaagttgaaatggagactctgggtccgtcgaccccagagagttaatcagaaagccttaagttagctagttatgtatcgggctaatgtttaaagctttcacttgagtaaattaactcatattactgctaagtaatgttagctaagttcacaggatattccgtaatagcgctgccatactgcatcacactcggtgcatttcaatcatttctccagcgagtttgatagctagcaaaataataaccataattttaaaaaaatagcatgtgtaacgtagggagaacgcaaactccgccattgttgttttccatcaaacactcattaaaacagcaacctacaggtatgttagcgcactcatccccgactgtccgagggaggggcggggtcacatattgaaacagacgcagcccaggcggggaaattttgcttttgcgtctcattttatttctctatctgataagaaaacaattcaatcagatagctatttattgtgaatgaaatacagttacattttcaagcacttttaagcaccacatctgaaattcaagcacttttcaaaccttgaaaagacgacattagaattcaagcattttcaaggatttcaagcacccgtacgaaccctgtgtATTATTTGACCACTTGCCTGGGAATATCACAACTTTTCCTTTGGGCTGTTCCAAACAAATTCACTGTGAAATATGCTGATGTTGCTAGGACCAGTCGTGCACATTTTCTTACCTGTAAAGCCTCGAGGAGATCAAACATGCTGATTGGAGGGAGAGGCGCAGGAAGACTGTCAGCAGAACAAGCCAGCAAATGAACAGCTTGCTGCTCAGCCTCATCGGGTGACACCTGcggtggtgggcctgcagggAGGGAAGCACTCTGTGGCGgacttcaagaaaaaaaaaaaaaagtacactaTTAGTCCATACTGACAGCAAAAGAAAGCAGCTACTGatacaaacataaaaactaaaaagattTAATGAAGTTGCAGTAATGAgagggcaaaaacatttttctgcatcAAATGCATTTTACTTATACTGAGAATTCTCACAGCCCAACAAAAGCTGGAGTCCCTACCATTCAGCAACACTGTGGTAAGCAGCAAGGCTGTTTTTCAGATAGGGTTGAGGCGTGACATCATTGCCAAAGGCGTAGGGGAAACGGCTGTCTCGTAATCGATACGCCTTCCTCCGCATGATTATGGCAGTCAGGACATCTTTCAAGTGGTGCTGAAATAAATCAGAGCACTGAGTCAGTGCACAGTCAGACTGAAAATGGCTCCCATTCATTTCTAGGTGCAACAGGTCGCATTAGCTTTTGCATGTAAACTGACTGATAGCTTAGTGTAGTTTAATCCAAGTGACCACTGATAATGGAATCAAGACCTCTCTTactacatatatgtatattatatatacttGTTTCATAACTCAACTTTAAAACAATTCAAACAGCTGAGTGAAAAAGACGCTGGGCTGGGCaaggacacagacagacagtaaaACCGATGTCCCTCCTGCTTTTGGCAACAACACATGGGTAAACATCTCGTTCGATTTTGGTGTGACTAAGCGACAAagctctgctcagtctccggaGAAAACAAAGCTGTCAGTGCTGCATAATAAATGACGCAGAACATGTTCTTTCTGATCATTTAAACCACTGCACGGATGTTTAAACAATGTCAGACTTAAAAAGCAGAAGAATCACTCACGTCACACTCTCAGCTTTTATGAGGGTGCACTGAGGCTCAAACAGTCACTCTTCTGTTGAACTGTTAGTATATACCTCAACGGCATAGATCATGGTGCTGATGGCATCTTCTGTGACGTTATCCAAGCCCACCTCAAAGGCGGTCACCATCATGCGAGCCTCCAGTTGGCCCCGTGTGGGCAGCAGCAGAGTGTGGGCGCTGAGACgcagctcttcctcctcacttCCCCCCTCCCTCGGGCTGAATGGCTGGGCGGCGCTCAGAGGATTCTGAGGCTGGAAACGATGCTGAAGGACACATAAGCATCCCAGCGATATTGTCAGTCCACTGTTCAAGCACACAGCTGTTATTTAGAGGTGGCTAACCTTGCAGCTGTAACACTCGGTCgtgattttactttttaagtGTACCGCACACATACACTTTACTTAGGATGGCCACACAAGTGTATCTGTCGACTCatttcagcctttttttttttaatgcattttgttttttttaaatcatgccACAGAAAATGAAATCACCCATGGCTGATTTACAGTTGGACCATTCCCCTACTCTCATTTTGAAAGCCCTGGCCCTTTCTGTGTGGTTTCCCTAGCAGTTGGTTTGCTGGTCAGGTTGCTGTTGTGGCAATCCTCAATGGGATTCAGCGGCTTCTACCTCCACTGTACCCTTAATGATGAGTTTTGACACCCAAGTATTTATTGGTCTACTACTACTGAATGACCTGTTCTAtaagcaggcctgaaatatgaGAAACTACTCAGTTCAGAAAAAAACCTTCAAGGGTTACTCCTAGAAGGCTTTCAAGGGGTAAAGAGTTAAATGGGTCTTGTGTTAATAGTCAGACAGACTTAGATTGGTGAcagtctttttttctgctgtgaaCTGAATGGCCCAAGAACCAGAAACTTCAGCAGGAGCAATGGGTCATGTGGCACTGTGCTGAGCTCTTTGAGACTGCAAAGCAGAACATGGATTATAATCACTAGTTGCAGCCCAACACAGTGGAGATAAAGCTCATCCACAGAGAGACTCAATGGAGCGGCAGCTCAATAAAGGTTTACTGGTCACACTACCTGGCAACTAAAATATTTAGAGATGAGAACCTTATAAGAAGTATTTTTTCAACAATTCATTAAAGGTGTGTGTGCAACCTCTGTCAAAGAATATACATTTGTGGGAAAATTTTAGCAGTATTGTTGCCAACGTGAACATATCTAGCCCATGCGGAGATGAAAATATGAAGGAGGACTTACGTCGAATTTTTGCCTAGAGGAACATTTCTTATTCCCCTTCGGTTTGCCGGGCTTTGAAGCGCAGCTACCTTGCCACTGCAATGACCCTGCACCCTCTAGAGGACAAAAAGGACACACAAAAAGGTGCatgaaagacaaacagagaTGCCATTTTATTTGGTGAAATATTCTTGAATTTTAATCTCAACAGCTCCTAAGCCAGCCCTGACAAAAAGGTATGGCTTAATACATACATAAAATGTCAGCTGTTATAAAATATAGGTTCAGCCACAATTTCAGAGGCATTCagttattaataaaaaactCACCTGGTGTGGAGACGATGATCTGGCACCGTGTAAGAATAGCCAGGAGAAAATCATTGTGAACATGGACTGGATGAATGAAGGAAACACAGAATAAGCCAGatttttattagtattattataaTTTCTACATTACACACTAGCACAGAGGAGAGCTGTTCTTTGACACTAACCATTCTCCTGTGCCAACAGCCTACGCGCCTCAATGTCAAACTCTTCCTTGCTGATCTTTTGTTTGAACCACAGCTTCAGGTTTGCCCAGTAACTGCAGGGAGGAAACAAGAAGCAAGCACCAACACACACATGACTTAAGTGCATCTACAACACAAAGTGATGCtggacacagaaacacacacatacatacatacatacatacatacatacatacacacacacacacacacacacacacacacacacacacacacatacatacatacatacatacatacatacacacaagcacCATCTGCACGTCATTACATCTCTTTATCGCGTTTTTCACGTGCTATTAacttttaaaaatcacaaatacTCAACAGttttgttcctgtttctttcacTTGTCCTCTTTAAGTTAAGTTTCACTTCTCGCCAACTCGAGGTACACTTTTCAAAATATCGTCAAGTTGGAATTATACAAACCCGCCATAACGTTAGAGTTCATACAGCTAATAAAGCTCAAGGTAAATCTCACCTTTCTTACGCATCACCTTCACCACAGACATAAAAAAGATACCAAAGAGATGCTACAGTAATATGTCAACAACGAGGGAAATCCTGCAAAATGTAGCAGAGGATAGCTAGGTGCTAATTGGTCCAAGGCGCAGTTAATTAATGTTAGTTACCTTTTCATTTCAGTGGCACAGAAATGGGACCAAAACGCAAGACTACGAACAAAGACAAGCACACAAACAACACTTCACTTACTGTTTGACATTATCGCCAATTGCATCCGTTAAATTCTTCTTTGCAATCTCAAGCTCGCTAGCATGAGCCGCCATGACGTTCATAAACGCCTACAATTACGTCATTAATCGGCGACAGTAACGTTTCCCCCCTAAACCTATAAACTTTATTGtagaaaatacatttcacaAAATGAGtcgaaaagagagaaaagcacTTAGCATTTTTTAATGGCTGAGATTAGTTGAATCTACCTAGTTAAATGAAATCTATTAAAAAGTCAATAACCAATCAATAAATAAGTTAAGTTAAATAAATATGGtgactaaattaaataaataagatgattaAGCGAAGAAAAATAACAGAATCAATCACACAACAAAAATAAGCGGAAAACACAATGTAAGTAAAATGAATAACTAAACCATATGGTTTTGTTACAAACGACTGCGCCGCTAGATGGCAGTGTGGTATCATTTTCATATTTGTACACAGATTAGTGAGGTTTGCCTTCAGGGCCTTCTGCCAGACAAGCTCTCTAAAGACGTGGTTAACTTTGATGAAAGCATGTATTTTAACCCTGAGGGCA comes from the Oreochromis aureus strain Israel breed Guangdong linkage group 18, ZZ_aureus, whole genome shotgun sequence genome and includes:
- the LOC116314808 gene encoding transcription factor AP-1-like; this translates as MSRKMEATFYDEASNSQHDGAAVYGFNPKTLKQTMTLNLNDPKNFKPHLGAKALDILTSPDVGLLKLASPELERLIIQSCNGLTTPTPTQFICPKNITDEQEGFAEGFVRALAELHYQQQIPAAQPDPQTGSANGMTSGSAAPESGGISYSCTVRTEPPEYTNLSSFTRAVTGSTPAPAGERQPPPPTSYPAAPQPSHNHMDHQLPVAAQHPRLHALKEEPQTVPEMSGETPPLSPIDMESQERIKAERKRMRNRVAASKCRKRKLERIARLEERVKNLKSQNTELVSSANVLRDELALLKQKVMDHVNSGCQLILTQQLQAY
- the tada1 gene encoding transcriptional adapter 1, with translation MNVMAAHASELEIAKKNLTDAIGDNVKHYWANLKLWFKQKISKEEFDIEARRLLAQENVHVHNDFLLAILTRCQIIVSTPEGAGSLQWQGSCASKPGKPKGNKKCSSRQKFDHRFQPQNPLSAAQPFSPREGGSEEEELRLSAHTLLLPTRGQLEARMMVTAFEVGLDNVTEDAISTMIYAVEHHLKDVLTAIIMRRKAYRLRDSRFPYAFGNDVTPQPYLKNSLAAYHSVAECPPQSASLPAGPPPQVSPDEAEQQAVHLLACSADSLPAPLPPISMFDLLEALQVHHGVMPSHTMYALNMERVLSRLWHPSHEELEQDHVHRQRIAAKEGVLVS